From the genome of Leptotrichia sp. oral taxon 847:
TCAAAAACTACCATATCAGCCCAAATTTGATAAACATCAGTATTATTTGCATAATTATACATATCCGGCGTATATCCACCTGCAGGACGCATATTTGTCTCAAGTCCCACATAATCACCTTTTTTACCCAAGCCTTTTTTAGCACTTTTCAATTTAAAAAATTCTAAATGAATAAATCTGCTCTTTACTCCAAATGCTTTTACTGTGGCTCTTCCTATTTCCAAAAGTTTTTCGGGCATTTCTTTTTCAACGTAATAATAGACATCCAATTCTTTGTTTACTACATCCATAATTGTCGGCTCAAAAATTCCAGTTTCAAAAATAGGCTCTCCTTTTGAGTTTACAATTGCATCGTAAGAAACTAAATCTCCTTCAATATATTCTTCCATTATATATTTTATATCTTTATTCAATCCTTTAAAAAAATCTTTTAATTCTTTTTCATTCGAAATTTTGTGAGTATCACTTGCGCCAACGCCATTATCAGGCTTTACAATAACAGGATAACCTACTTTTTCAATAAATTTTTTAGCTTTTGCCAAAGTTGTTACCATTGAATAATCCGCTGTAGGAATTCCCCCTTTTTTATAAGATTTTTTCATTTTCGATTTTTCTTTTATTCCTGCAACTTTATTAAATTGTATTCCTGTTGTAACATTAAAATCTGTACGAAGTCTTGAATCGTTAACTAACCAATATTCATTATTTGACTCAATCCAGTCTATTTTACCGTATTTATGGGTAAAAAAGCCCACAGCTTTCAAAACTTCATCGTAATTTTCTAATGATGAAACTTTGTAATATTCAGTTAATGCATTTTTTAATTTAGCATCCAACTCATCATAGTTAACATCGGCTATTCCTAAAACAGTCACTCCATTTTTTTTCAGTCTATCACAAAATTCCCAGTTTGTTTTTGGAAATTGTGGCGAAATGTAAACAAAATTCATATTTTATTCATCTCCTTAAAAATAATTTATTTATTGTTTTTATTATATTCTTCTAAGGCGTATTTTAAAATTTTCATTCCATTTTCAATCTCTATTAAATTATGTGTACAGAATGAAAATCTGGCTTCCTTTGTCCCTTTTCCAGGCGTTGTATAAAATCCGGGTCCTGGTGCAAATGACAAAGTCTGATTTTTATATCTAAACTTGGTAAGCAACCAAATTACAAATTTTTCAATATCATCCACAGGCAATTCTGCAAACAAGTATAAAGCGCTACTAGGTTTATACGTAATCACTCCTGGAATTTTTTTTATGTTGTTATAAATCATATCTCTTCTGACTTTATATTCCAATTTTGTGTTATCGATATAAGTGTCAAGAGTGTTAATCAAATTTGCACTTGCATACTGTTCAATCGTTGACACAGAGAGTCTAGCCTGACAAAATTTTAGTGCTTGCGCCATAAATTCTTTGTTTTTTGAAATGATAACTCCTATTCTTGCTCCACATGCGCTATAATGTTTTGAAATACTGTCAACCAAGATGACTCTGTCTTTAATTTCCTCCATTGTCAAAAATGATTGATATTGTGCTTCAATTTCTTCGTCGTAAATAAACTGTCTATAAACTTCGTCAGAAATTATAAATAAATTATATTTTAACGCAATTTCCTTTATCATTTCCATCTCTTTTTTCGTAAATACAATTCCTGTTGGATTTGAAGGATTAGAAAATAATATCGCTTTTGTCTTTGGTGTAATTAATTTTTCAATTTCTTCTTTTTTAGGAAGGTGATAATGATTTTCAATAACTGTTTCAATCGGAATCAATTTCGCATCAGCTGCTCTCAAAAAACTGTCATAATTTGTGTAATAAGGCTCTGGAACTAAAACTTCATCACCTGGATTACAAATAGTTTGCAGCGAAATTTGGATTGCTTCACTTCCACCTTGTGTTATTAACATTTCATCTACTGAAATATCAATTCCCGATTTTCGGTAAGCTTTTACAAATGTTTCTCTTAGTTCCAATATTCCTGCTGAATTTGCATATTTTACAATTTTTTCCTTATAATTATCCAATCCTTCAAAAAAAGTATCAGGTGTTTCCACATCAGGCTGACCAATATGAAATTGATAAACTTTCACTCCTTGTTTTTTGGCTTCATCAATGTAAGGAACAAGTTTTCTAATCGGTGAATAGTGCATATTTTGTACTCTATCTGAAAATCTTTCTTTCATTTTCCCTCTTTTCTTAATATAAAAATCAACTATTTATTATTATATTTTTCATTTAACGCTTTTAAAATCGCAAATGTTTCTAAATCAATTTTTCCATCATATTTTGACGGTCTAAAATGATGCTGAAATACTTTTATTACATTTTGCGTCTGTTTATCCCATCCGTTTGTAATATCTATTGCATAACCAAATTTTTTTAACTCAGTTTGTACCACTGACGGAGTAACCGTATTCCAAATGCTTGAATATTGAGCTTCATAAGCCTGCTTTTTATCTTCATCATACCACATTCCAAGATTGTATTTTTTGTACAATTCTTTCCATGGAAATAATGGACCTGGATCAGATTTTCTTTGAGGTGCTATATCTTCGTGTCCCAAAATATTTGTTGCTGGTATTTGGTATTTATCAGATAAATATTTTACAAGAACAGCGACATTTTTTATTTGAAAACTTTTATAGGGAACAAATGCTCCATGTGCATCCCCATCATTTACAATTTCTATTCCAACTGAACTGTCATTTAGATTTTTAGATGTTTTCCATTCGCTGAGTCCAGCATGCCAAGCTCTTTTACTTTCGTCTACCAAATAATAAACTGGATCATTTCTATCATCAGAAACTAAGTAATGTGCACTTACTTCCTCTGTTGTCAAAGTTTTTAGTGATCCTTCCCTTCCAATTGCGGTATAGTGAAGGATTATAAATCTTTGTCTATAATTCTGTCCTTGTGAAGTATAATCAGAATTTATTGTAATATTTCCTATTGAGTTTCTAATTGTCTGATTTCCGCTTCTGCCTGGAACTGTGTTTACATTCGATTGTCCGCTACTACGTCCGCTACTACTATTGTTATTACTTCCGCCATTATTTATTATTATTTCATTTGGCTTTTTATTAATATCTTTTGAAGAATCTTTATTATTTGCACTCAAAAGACTTGCAATTGATAATATTGATATTATCATCAAAAATTTTTTCAAAACTTTGTACCTCCTATTTTTTTATAAAATCTTTTACCATTTTTATTTAATGGTATCATTTTTGAAAATTAATTTCAATAAGAATTTTTTATAAAATTTCTTGTTTTCAAAATTTTCATTAAATTACATATTATTCTTATTTTACCAAAATTCTATCGTTCTTTCAAGTCATTTTACAAATTTATTTTAATAATTTTATTTTATTTCAAAGATTTTTATATTTTTAAAAAATTTTAAAGAAAACTATTTTGAAAATTTTCTGAAAGAAAATAAAAAACTTAATCTAAAAAAATAAAATTACTTAATATTCAATAAAAAAATACATTATCAAACACATCTATTGAGAACAGAATAAAATTATGAACAGGAAAAATAAACAGTTACATGAATAAATTTAACACAAATCTTTACTTTTTTCAGTAATTTTTTCTCTCATTTTATATAAAAAAACTCCCGTTGCAACGCTTACATTGAGAGATTCAATATTCCCGCAAATTGGAATTATTGCTTTTATATCTGAATTACCTATCATATAGTTAGATACGCCACCACCTTCATGTCCAAAAATAAAAGCATTTTTTTCTTTTAATTTTATTTTTTCGTACGAAACAGATTCTTTGTGTAACACCGTCGAAATTATTAAATAATTATTTTCTTTCAAAAATTTTACAATATTTGAAGGTGTTTCATAAATAATATTTAATTTGAAAATACCGCTCATAGTTGCTCTCACAGTCTTTGGATTATAAACATCCACTGAACCCTTCGTAAGAATTAAGTTGTAAAAACCTGTTGCAATCATTGTTCTAATAATTGTCCCAACATTGCCAGGATCTTGAATGTCATCTAAAATGACAACATCGCCTTTTATATCCGAAATCGTATTCAAATTCTTGGAGTACAAAAAAATTATTCCTTGACTGTTTTCTTGCGTTGAAACTTCGTCAAATAAATTATCTTTTAAAATTGTCAAATTTTCATTTTTAGAAATACTATATTTTTTTTCAAAATATTCAAATTTTGATTCTTTCACAATAATTTTATTAAAATTTATATTTTCGCCTAAAAATTTTTCACCTTCAGCCTTAAAAATACTGTTTTCATCTCTATACTTTTTTTTATCCAACTTTTTTAACAACTTATAAAATTTATTATCCGAACTCGCTATTATATCTTTCATCAAATTTATTTTCTCTTTCTTTTTCTTTGTAATTAAATTAATCTAAAATCTTTAAATTTTTTTATTTGTCTTTATTATTTAAAACTTTCTGGTAATTTTTCTCCACCTAAAATATGATAATGCATATGAAAAACTGTCTGTCCACCATTTTCATTGATATTTGTGATAACTCTGTAACCATCTTTAGAAATTCCCAAATCTCGTGCAATCTTTGCAATTGTCAACTGCAACTTTCCAAGTAGCAGTGCATCTTTATCAGTCGCTTCATCCAAATTTTTTATTTCTTTTTTAGGTATCACGATAACATGAATTTTTGCTTGTGGCTGTACATCATAAAACGCTAAAAAATCATCATCTTCATAAACTATATTTGCTGGTATTTCTTTATCTATTATCTTTTTAAAAATTGTTGACATATCTTTCTCGTGTGAAAATAAAAATATCACACGCTCCCTTCTAAAAATTTTATTTATTCATCAACTGTAAATTTCTTTCACAATTACAGTAAAGATTTTCTATATTACTGAATTTATACATTTAAATTTACATAAAATTATATACTTTCTTAAAATCTGCTATTTTTGTTAACATTTTTCTATTTTATTTACCCTTCTAGCGTGTCTTCCTCCTTCAAATTCGGTATTTATAAATGTTTCGATACATGCCAGTCCCAATTCATCCCCGATTACTCTGGCACCTAATGCAATGACATTCGCATCATTGTGAAGTCTAGAAAGTCTTGCTGTAAATTCATTGTAAACGAGTGCTGCTCTGATGCCTTTAATTTTATTTGCCGCAATCGAAATCCCAATTCCAGTTCCACAAATGATTATTCCATATTTAGCTTTTCCATCTAATACTTTTTCACATACCAAAGCAGCAATATCAGGATAATCAACGGAATCTAAAGAATTTGTTCCAACATTAATAACTTCGTATCCTTTCTCTTCCAACGCTTTTACTATTTTTTCTTTAAACTCCACTCCTGCATGATCATTTCCAATAACTAATTTCATTTAAAAGTCCTCTTTTCTAAAAAATTTTTTTATTACCCAATAAATTTTACTTTTTTAAAATTTCTAACATTTCTTTTGAAATTCTTTTCAATTTTCCATTTTCATCTACAAATACATTTACTGTACTAGCTTTTGCTTTTAAAATTTTATTAGAATCGTAAATTTCGTAATAAAATTTAATCTTTATATTATTAATTTCTTCAATTTTTACAAAAATCTCAATTTCATCATCGTATTTAGCTGAACTAATATACTCAATATTAAGCGTTTTCACTGGCAAAATAAATCCCATATCTTCTATGTTCTTATATGGAAAAATATCCCTAAAATATTCAGTTCTTGCCACTTCCATCCATTTTAAATAATTTGAATGATAGACAACACCCATTTTATCGGTATCATAGTAATATACTCTAAGTTTAAAACTTTTCATAATTTTTCTTTCCTTACATCTCTTTTATCTCAATTTTTACAGATCTTTTATCTTTTTTGGCAATTGAAGAAATAAGAACACGGAGTGCTGTGATAATTCTTCCATTCTTTCCGATCACTTTCCCCATATCTTCTTTTATCACATTAATTGTAACATCAATATGCCTCCCCCTTTCACTACTTTCAATCGTATAATTTTCCGTAGAATCTAATAAATTTTCAATCCAAAAATTTATGGTTTCAAAATACTTACTCATAATTTTTTTCTCCCATCTATTTTTTTATTTTTCACTCTTAAATAATACAATATTAAAAGTTATTTTGTCAACTTTATTTTATTTATTTTAAATGAAGGTGGAGTAAAAATTTTAAAATAAGATTTTAGTTTTTTATGTTGTGAATTTAAGTATATTAATAAAATATAACGTCCGATAATGTTTTTAAAATTATGCTAAAAATTTAGAATAATTTTTTTAACTTTTAAATATCCTCTTTTTTGCTATAATATTAATAAAAATAATAATTTTTTAGGAAAGGAATAATAAAATATGAAAAAGATGTGGGAAGGACGATTTAATAAAGAAACTGATAAACTACTGGAAAAATTTAATGCGTCTATTACTTTTGATAAGAGAATATATGAGGAAGACATAAAAGGAAGCATTGCTCACAGTAAAATGCTTGCAAAACAAGGGATTATTTCTTTTGAAGAGCAAAAAAAGATTGAAAAAGGATTACTTCAAATAAAAAATGAAATTGAAAATGGATATTTTAAATTTAAAATTGAAGATGAGGATATTCATATGTCAATTGAAAAAAGACTAACTGAAATCATTGGATCTATTGCTGGAAAACTTCATACGGCTCGGAGCCGAAACGATCAAGTGGCACTTGATACAAGAATGTATGTAAGAAAAGAAGCTACTAAAATAAAAAAACTTCTTGTAACTTTTGAAAATGTTATTTTAACATTGTCAGAAAAATACAAAGACATTATCATTCCTGGTTACACACATTTGCAAAGAGCACAGCCTATTTTGTTTTCTCATCATTTGATGGCTTATTTTCAAATGTTTAAAAGAGATATTTTAAGAATTGATGACTTTTTAAAAAGAAGTGATGAAATGCCGCTTGGAGCGGGGGCTTTGGCTGGAACAACTTTTGATTTAGATAGGCATTTTGTCGCAAAAGAACTTGGATTTTCAAAACCAACCGAAAACAGTCTGGATTCTGTGAGCGATAGAGATTTTATAATTGAATTAAGTATGATTATTTCTGTAATTTCAATGCATTTATCAAGATTTTCTGAAGAAATAATCATTTGGTGTACATCAGAATTTTCATTTATAAATTTGGACGATGCTTTTGCGACTGGTTCTTCAATTATGCCACAGAAAAAAAATCCCGATATTGCAGAACTTGTACGAGGAAAAACCGGTAGAATCTATGGTAATCTAATGGCGGTTTTAACAACTATGAAAGCTTTGCCACTAGCTTACAACAAAGATATGCAGGAAGACAAGGAAGGAATATTTGACTCAATTGATAACATAAAGCTTTGTATTGAAATTTTTTATTCAATGCTTGACACAGTTACAGTAAATAAAGAAAAAATCCTGACTTCAATGAAATATGGATTTTTAAATGCGACTGATGTAGCAGATTACCTTGCAAAACATGGTATTCCATTTAGACAAGCGCATAAAATTGTTGGTGAAATTGTATCTTATTGTGAAAATAAAAAAATTGCAATCGAAGATATGACAATGTCTGAATTTCACAAATTTTCAGAAATATTTAAAGACGACATTAAAAATGAAATTACAATTCAAACTTGTGTAAATAAAAGAAATTCTTTTGGTGGAACTTCAATTAAAAATGTAGAAATGCAAATAAAAAATGCAAAATTATTTTTAGAAAATATTTAAAATTTTTATTTTATCTTAAATATCCTGTGATAATGTAAAAATTTTAAGGGCAAGTTTTAATTTCAATATTTTCTAATTTATTTTTGCTCACAAGATATTATTTTGTTTACTATAAGTTTTATATCTTTGTACATAAGGGGAAAAAAACGCCATTTTCCCCTTATAATTTCCAAACTCATCTAAGTATTCTTTATATAACAGAAAAATTTAAACCGTATCTTAATCCTATTGTTTCCTTATCCTATGACAGAGTAAAATATTTAGGGGAAATAAAAACTTCTATTTTAAGTTTCTTATTCAATCCAGAAAGTTACTAAAATAACAATGTTTTCCTATTCCTTTTTTAAGCAGAAGTGCTCATCGCCGCACCCCTGCACCCCGGCTAGTCTTCGTCATTTTTATGCACTGCCAAAAAACTCGCACTAATCGTGCTCAAACAGTTTTGTCAGCACATAAAAATGCTCCGACGGTTTAAAATTCTAATATTATACAAAAGGTGTCGTGATTTTTTTGGAGTAAAGACGACTGTCTGAACGAAGTGAGTTTCGGCTTTGCTTCAAAAAAATGCTTAGACGAGCGTGGGGATTATAAGGGGAAATGGCGGTCCTTTCCCCTTATGTAAAAAAATAAAAAACTATACTAAACAAAATAACATTTTGTAATCGAGAATAACTTAAAAAATTTAAAATTAAAAATCTGCCACTAAAATTTTTAAACCATCCTTATCCTATTGTTTCCTTTTTTTATTTAAAAAAATATGCTATAATAGCGTTAAATAAAAAATTTAGGAGGAAATAAAAAATGTCCGAGGGCAACTTATTATTACAAATAGTAATAATAAT
Proteins encoded in this window:
- a CDS encoding ATP-grasp domain-containing protein — its product is MNFVYISPQFPKTNWEFCDRLKKNGVTVLGIADVNYDELDAKLKNALTEYYKVSSLENYDEVLKAVGFFTHKYGKIDWIESNNEYWLVNDSRLRTDFNVTTGIQFNKVAGIKEKSKMKKSYKKGGIPTADYSMVTTLAKAKKFIEKVGYPVIVKPDNGVGASDTHKISNEKELKDFFKGLNKDIKYIMEEYIEGDLVSYDAIVNSKGEPIFETGIFEPTIMDVVNKELDVYYYVEKEMPEKLLEIGRATVKAFGVKSRFIHLEFFKLKSAKKGLGKKGDYVGLETNMRPAGGYTPDMYNYANNTDVYQIWADMVVFDEIRNADLNKDIEKNYCFYASRRDNKEYVYSHEQIKEKYANQIVMDERMPDIFAGAMGNYMYTAKFKTEEEMNEFKKMVHERK
- a CDS encoding pyridoxal phosphate-dependent aminotransferase, whose translation is MKERFSDRVQNMHYSPIRKLVPYIDEAKKQGVKVYQFHIGQPDVETPDTFFEGLDNYKEKIVKYANSAGILELRETFVKAYRKSGIDISVDEMLITQGGSEAIQISLQTICNPGDEVLVPEPYYTNYDSFLRAADAKLIPIETVIENHYHLPKKEEIEKLITPKTKAILFSNPSNPTGIVFTKKEMEMIKEIALKYNLFIISDEVYRQFIYDEEIEAQYQSFLTMEEIKDRVILVDSISKHYSACGARIGVIISKNKEFMAQALKFCQARLSVSTIEQYASANLINTLDTYIDNTKLEYKVRRDMIYNNIKKIPGVITYKPSSALYLFAELPVDDIEKFVIWLLTKFRYKNQTLSFAPGPGFYTTPGKGTKEARFSFCTHNLIEIENGMKILKYALEEYNKNNK
- a CDS encoding N-acetylmuramoyl-L-alanine amidase, translated to MKKFLMIISILSIASLLSANNKDSSKDINKKPNEIIINNGGSNNNSSSGRSSGQSNVNTVPGRSGNQTIRNSIGNITINSDYTSQGQNYRQRFIILHYTAIGREGSLKTLTTEEVSAHYLVSDDRNDPVYYLVDESKRAWHAGLSEWKTSKNLNDSSVGIEIVNDGDAHGAFVPYKSFQIKNVAVLVKYLSDKYQIPATNILGHEDIAPQRKSDPGPLFPWKELYKKYNLGMWYDEDKKQAYEAQYSSIWNTVTPSVVQTELKKFGYAIDITNGWDKQTQNVIKVFQHHFRPSKYDGKIDLETFAILKALNEKYNNK
- a CDS encoding TrmH family RNA methyltransferase — its product is MKDIIASSDNKFYKLLKKLDKKKYRDENSIFKAEGEKFLGENINFNKIIVKESKFEYFEKKYSISKNENLTILKDNLFDEVSTQENSQGIIFLYSKNLNTISDIKGDVVILDDIQDPGNVGTIIRTMIATGFYNLILTKGSVDVYNPKTVRATMSGIFKLNIIYETPSNIVKFLKENNYLIISTVLHKESVSYEKIKLKEKNAFIFGHEGGGVSNYMIGNSDIKAIIPICGNIESLNVSVATGVFLYKMREKITEKSKDLC
- a CDS encoding histidine triad nucleotide-binding protein, which produces MSTIFKKIIDKEIPANIVYEDDDFLAFYDVQPQAKIHVIVIPKKEIKNLDEATDKDALLLGKLQLTIAKIARDLGISKDGYRVITNINENGGQTVFHMHYHILGGEKLPESFK
- the rpiB gene encoding ribose 5-phosphate isomerase B, translating into MKLVIGNDHAGVEFKEKIVKALEEKGYEVINVGTNSLDSVDYPDIAALVCEKVLDGKAKYGIIICGTGIGISIAANKIKGIRAALVYNEFTARLSRLHNDANVIALGARVIGDELGLACIETFINTEFEGGRHARRVNKIEKC
- a CDS encoding acyl-CoA thioesterase, which translates into the protein MKSFKLRVYYYDTDKMGVVYHSNYLKWMEVARTEYFRDIFPYKNIEDMGFILPVKTLNIEYISSAKYDDEIEIFVKIEEINNIKIKFYYEIYDSNKILKAKASTVNVFVDENGKLKRISKEMLEILKK
- a CDS encoding KH domain-containing protein → MSKYFETINFWIENLLDSTENYTIESSERGRHIDVTINVIKEDMGKVIGKNGRIITALRVLISSIAKKDKRSVKIEIKEM
- the argH gene encoding argininosuccinate lyase encodes the protein MKKMWEGRFNKETDKLLEKFNASITFDKRIYEEDIKGSIAHSKMLAKQGIISFEEQKKIEKGLLQIKNEIENGYFKFKIEDEDIHMSIEKRLTEIIGSIAGKLHTARSRNDQVALDTRMYVRKEATKIKKLLVTFENVILTLSEKYKDIIIPGYTHLQRAQPILFSHHLMAYFQMFKRDILRIDDFLKRSDEMPLGAGALAGTTFDLDRHFVAKELGFSKPTENSLDSVSDRDFIIELSMIISVISMHLSRFSEEIIIWCTSEFSFINLDDAFATGSSIMPQKKNPDIAELVRGKTGRIYGNLMAVLTTMKALPLAYNKDMQEDKEGIFDSIDNIKLCIEIFYSMLDTVTVNKEKILTSMKYGFLNATDVADYLAKHGIPFRQAHKIVGEIVSYCENKKIAIEDMTMSEFHKFSEIFKDDIKNEITIQTCVNKRNSFGGTSIKNVEMQIKNAKLFLENI